One Acetobacterium sp. KB-1 DNA segment encodes these proteins:
- a CDS encoding DNA polymerase III subunit alpha, whose amino-acid sequence MEKQFTHLHVHSEYSLLDGFGRINELVKAVAESGMESIALTDHGVLFGAVDFYKACLKEKIHPVIGCEVYVAPRGLENKDPVYDKERAHLILLAESNLGYKNLMKIVSKGFIDGFYYKPRVDHDCLRKYSDGIICLSACIAGEIPQLILNNDLAGAEERCRVYQDIFGKDHFFLEIQDHRLREEALINERMIQLSKKMSIPLVATNDVHYVHKEDSENHDILLCIQTAATVSDEKRMRFPNNEFYLKSQEEMRKLFADLPEAIENSNRIARRCQVSFDLEKTHLPQFELPPGERARDYLKSLCMAGLVKKYQTLTKELQDRLAYELETIHTMGFDDYFLIVWDFIKYAKDNQIMVGPGRGSAAGSLVAYSLEITTIDPIKYQLLFERFLNPERVTMPDIDVDFCYERRQEVIDYVVNKYGEDRVAQIITFGTMAARGALRDVGRALDMPYSLVDRVAKEIPIHPGVNITIEQALKENPELKKMEDSDADIAKLVKTAQSIEGLSRHASTHAAGVVISDLPLVEYIPLYRNNDVITTQFPMGLLEDLGLLKMDFLGLRTLTVIRDALEHIEHSTGRRLDLDSLEMDDVKVYEMLSKGDTLGVFQLESRGMQQFIKELQPGSFEDIIAGISLYRPGPMDQIPRYIENKKNPSLVTYDHPILENILNVTYGCMVYQEQVMQIFRDVAGFSMGRSDLVRRAMSKKKISVMEAEGLVFIHGEVDQTGKVLVDGAIRRGVSEAAAKKIFEEMKDFAKYAFNKSHAAAYAVVAYQTAWLKCYYPTEFMAALMSSIMDDEKKVAKYIEDCRKMGIHVLPPSINESYEKFSVSSNSICFGLGAVKGLGKNAIAAIIEARKAKGNFLNLRDFCERVDLKSLNRRSIESLIKGGAFDGIGNSRAQMLAIAELIVDQVQREKKDRISGQMSLLDMAGLGGSQELTTLKEDHFPQKEPFSKEERLALEKEVLGLYVTGHPLEKYEDILKKTVTLFSSSVDSYQDLKDAGIRDGQQVSIGGLIVESKTMMTKKGQMMAFLTLEDLYGRIEVVVFPKTYDEYRRYLKQDQPLVIKGRINYNEEARTSVIAAQIYPIGEPSKNKQNLAVTENKAPYENNDGVQKRQKLVLSLGDLTEKALIKSVKSILIKYPGSVPVVLYLKNEGKHFGANKDLWVTLEETLITELGQILGIKNVEVK is encoded by the coding sequence ATGGAAAAACAGTTTACACATCTTCATGTGCATAGCGAATATAGTCTATTAGATGGTTTTGGCAGGATCAACGAGCTTGTTAAGGCGGTGGCGGAAAGTGGCATGGAGAGTATTGCGCTTACCGATCATGGGGTGCTTTTTGGTGCCGTTGATTTTTATAAGGCCTGTTTAAAGGAAAAAATTCATCCGGTTATCGGCTGTGAAGTTTATGTTGCTCCAAGAGGCCTTGAAAACAAGGATCCCGTCTATGACAAAGAACGAGCTCATCTCATTTTGTTAGCAGAAAGCAACCTTGGGTATAAAAATCTCATGAAGATTGTTTCAAAAGGTTTTATTGATGGGTTTTATTATAAGCCCAGAGTGGATCATGACTGCTTAAGAAAATACAGCGATGGTATTATTTGCTTGTCTGCGTGTATCGCTGGTGAGATTCCGCAATTGATCCTAAACAATGATTTGGCTGGAGCAGAAGAGCGTTGTCGGGTTTATCAGGATATTTTTGGTAAAGATCATTTCTTCCTGGAAATTCAGGATCATCGTCTCAGGGAAGAAGCGTTGATAAACGAGCGGATGATTCAGTTATCAAAAAAAATGAGCATTCCATTGGTGGCGACGAACGATGTCCATTATGTCCACAAGGAAGACAGTGAAAACCATGACATTCTATTATGCATTCAGACCGCAGCCACCGTTTCGGATGAAAAGCGGATGCGTTTTCCCAACAATGAATTTTATTTAAAGAGTCAGGAAGAAATGCGTAAGCTCTTTGCTGATCTGCCCGAAGCCATTGAAAATTCCAATCGCATTGCCAGGCGCTGTCAGGTCAGCTTTGACCTGGAAAAAACCCATCTGCCGCAGTTTGAATTGCCTCCCGGTGAAAGGGCCAGAGACTATTTAAAAAGTCTGTGTATGGCAGGATTGGTAAAAAAATACCAAACGCTGACCAAAGAATTACAAGATCGTCTGGCATATGAATTGGAAACCATTCACACGATGGGCTTTGATGATTATTTTCTCATCGTTTGGGATTTTATCAAATATGCTAAAGACAATCAGATCATGGTTGGGCCCGGACGGGGAAGTGCTGCCGGCAGCCTGGTTGCCTATAGTTTGGAAATCACCACCATCGATCCGATTAAGTATCAGTTGCTGTTTGAACGTTTTTTAAATCCGGAGCGGGTAACAATGCCGGATATTGATGTGGATTTTTGTTACGAACGGCGTCAGGAAGTTATCGATTATGTGGTGAACAAGTATGGCGAAGACCGGGTGGCTCAGATTATCACCTTTGGAACCATGGCGGCACGGGGTGCGCTTCGGGATGTTGGCCGGGCACTCGATATGCCTTACAGCCTGGTCGATCGGGTGGCCAAGGAAATACCCATTCATCCAGGGGTCAATATCACCATTGAACAAGCCTTAAAAGAAAATCCTGAACTTAAAAAAATGGAAGATTCAGATGCCGATATTGCCAAGCTGGTTAAGACCGCTCAGTCCATTGAAGGTTTATCCCGGCATGCCTCGACGCATGCCGCCGGGGTGGTCATTTCAGATTTGCCACTGGTTGAATATATCCCGCTTTATCGAAACAATGATGTAATCACAACTCAGTTTCCGATGGGTTTATTGGAAGATCTGGGCCTGCTCAAAATGGATTTTCTGGGCCTGCGAACCTTAACGGTGATCCGCGATGCCCTGGAGCATATTGAACATAGCACTGGTCGTCGTCTGGATCTGGACAGTCTGGAAATGGATGACGTCAAGGTTTATGAAATGCTCTCAAAAGGCGACACCCTGGGTGTTTTTCAATTGGAGAGCCGGGGCATGCAGCAATTTATCAAGGAACTCCAACCGGGTAGTTTTGAAGATATTATCGCTGGGATCTCACTTTATCGGCCTGGGCCGATGGATCAGATTCCACGCTATATTGAAAACAAGAAAAACCCCTCTCTGGTTACCTATGATCATCCCATTCTTGAGAATATCCTCAACGTCACTTATGGGTGTATGGTTTATCAGGAACAGGTGATGCAGATATTTCGCGATGTGGCTGGTTTTTCAATGGGACGAAGTGACCTGGTCAGACGGGCCATGTCCAAGAAAAAGATTAGCGTGATGGAGGCCGAGGGTCTGGTTTTTATCCATGGTGAAGTCGATCAAACCGGAAAAGTTCTAGTTGACGGTGCCATCCGCCGGGGGGTATCAGAAGCGGCGGCAAAAAAAATCTTTGAAGAAATGAAAGATTTCGCAAAATACGCCTTTAATAAATCCCATGCGGCGGCATATGCCGTTGTCGCCTATCAAACTGCCTGGTTGAAGTGCTACTATCCCACCGAGTTTATGGCGGCTTTAATGTCGAGTATTATGGATGATGAGAAAAAAGTGGCGAAATATATAGAAGATTGCCGAAAAATGGGTATTCATGTATTACCACCCAGTATTAATGAAAGCTACGAGAAGTTTAGTGTTTCTAGTAATTCGATTTGCTTTGGTTTGGGAGCCGTTAAGGGGCTCGGTAAAAATGCCATTGCCGCTATTATTGAAGCACGCAAAGCCAAGGGCAATTTCTTGAATCTACGGGATTTCTGTGAGCGGGTGGACCTGAAATCCTTAAACAGGCGCAGCATCGAAAGCCTTATTAAGGGCGGGGCATTTGATGGCATCGGCAACAGCCGGGCGCAAATGCTGGCCATTGCTGAACTGATTGTCGATCAGGTTCAGCGAGAAAAGAAAGATCGCATTTCCGGACAGATGTCCCTTTTGGATATGGCCGGACTGGGTGGATCACAGGAACTGACAACGCTGAAGGAGGATCATTTCCCTCAAAAAGAGCCGTTTTCCAAAGAAGAACGGTTAGCATTGGAAAAAGAGGTTTTAGGTCTTTACGTTACCGGTCATCCACTGGAAAAATATGAAGATATCTTAAAAAAAACCGTCACCTTGTTTTCCAGCAGTGTTGACAGCTATCAGGATTTAAAAGATGCTGGTATTCGGGACGGACAGCAAGTCAGTATTGGTGGTTTAATTGTGGAGAGCAAAACGATGATGACAAAGAAAGGCCAGATGATGGCGTTTCTAACCCTTGAAGATCTTTATGGGCGTATCGAAGTGGTTGTTTTTCCGAAAACATATGATGAGTATCGTCGTTATTTAAAACAAGATCAGCCATTGGTGATCAAGGGGCGAATCAATTACAATGAAGAAGCTCGAACCTCGGTGATTGCAGCTCAGATCTATCCCATCGGAGAACCGTCTAAGAACAAACAAAACCTGGCTGTAACCGAAAACAAAGCGCCATATGAGAACAATGACGGAGTCCAAAAGCGCCAAAAGCTGGTTTTGAGTTTAGGGGATTTAACAGAAAAAGCCTTGATAAAATCGGTAAAATCGATTCTAATTAAGTATCCGGGATCGGTGCCGGTGGTGTTATACTTAAAAAACGAAGGTAAGCATTTTGGGGCCAATAAAGACTTATGGGTTACCCTTGAAGAAACCCTGATCACTGAATTAGGACAAATTTTAGGAATAAAAAATGTGGAGGTAAAATAA
- a CDS encoding ATP-dependent 6-phosphofructokinase → MRIGVLTSGGDAPGMNAAIRAVVRTAIFNKVEVYGINRGFAGLLEGDITPFSVYSVADILQRGGTILRTSRSEFFATEAGVKQGAKVLEEYGIDHLIIIGGDGSMNGALALQKLGVSVVGIPGTIDNDLGFTDYTIGFDTAVTTALDAISKIRDTTYSHNRINVVQVMGRKCGDIALYSGLSGGAEALILPEVETDLDAICLRLLQGKDRGKLHSIVMLAEGCGNYRDYCVKIEEKTQVTTKGTNLGYIQRGGSPSNMDRNLASFMGYNAVLSIIKKETGTVMAQRCGSYLDIPIEEALAMPKIFRQDIYDMASVLSI, encoded by the coding sequence ATGAGAATTGGAGTTTTAACTAGCGGAGGCGATGCCCCCGGCATGAATGCAGCAATCCGGGCCGTTGTGCGAACAGCAATCTTTAATAAGGTTGAGGTCTATGGGATTAATCGGGGCTTTGCAGGTTTGCTGGAAGGCGACATTACACCGTTTAGTGTTTATTCGGTAGCGGATATTCTACAGCGGGGGGGAACAATCCTCAGGACCTCCAGAAGTGAGTTTTTTGCAACCGAGGCGGGAGTTAAGCAAGGTGCCAAAGTGCTGGAAGAATATGGCATTGACCATCTGATTATTATCGGTGGTGATGGCAGCATGAATGGTGCCCTGGCACTCCAGAAATTAGGGGTCAGCGTGGTGGGTATTCCCGGTACCATTGATAATGATCTGGGATTTACCGATTATACCATCGGCTTTGATACGGCCGTAACAACAGCCCTGGATGCGATCAGCAAAATCAGAGATACCACCTACTCCCATAATCGCATTAATGTGGTTCAGGTGATGGGCCGAAAATGCGGCGATATCGCCCTTTACTCGGGATTATCCGGAGGTGCAGAGGCCTTAATTTTGCCGGAGGTTGAAACCGACCTGGATGCGATTTGTTTGCGACTGCTGCAGGGGAAAGATCGGGGGAAACTTCATAGTATTGTCATGTTAGCAGAAGGCTGCGGTAATTACCGGGATTACTGTGTCAAGATTGAAGAAAAAACCCAGGTAACAACGAAGGGGACAAATTTGGGCTACATTCAAAGAGGGGGATCACCGTCGAATATGGATCGGAACCTGGCCAGTTTTATGGGTTATAATGCGGTATTAAGTATTATAAAGAAAGAAACGGGAACAGTGATGGCCCAGCGATGTGGCTCGTATCTGGATATTCCGATCGAAGAAGCCCTGGCGATGCCAAAGATTTTCCGACAGGATATTTATGATATGGCTTCGGTATTATCCATTTGA
- the pyk gene encoding pyruvate kinase gives MKKTKIVCTLGPAADTKEILKELILNGMNVARLNFSHGSHEEHAARIKRIKEVRKELGIPVAIMLDTKGPEIRTGELSAGQVELVAGEKVTLTTEIIQGDEKRFSISHENLPNEVSPGCRILIDDGLIQLEVEDVFNNEMVCTILNGGTLGSKKSINLPGMSIELPALTEKDRGDIIFGIQQRVDYVAASFVRKPHDVLEIRKVLERNGGDLIDIISKIENQEGVENIDRILNVSDGIMVARGDLGVEIPAEDVPLVQKGIIRKCNLVGKPVITATQMLDSMMRNPRPTRAEVGDVANAVFDGTDAVMLSGETAAGSYPIESVKTMFNIVVKSEDSEEYARRKKPDHGELSITNAVSEGACQISEQLDAQTIIAATSSGHTARMISKYRPDCGILAVTDKVTTIRRLALVWGVNCIYTPEFKDTDSMIMDAVKKAMEQGYVQFGDLAIVAAGVPLGVQGNTNMIKVHTVGNAIINGVGIGKNSVTGLAKLITSDNLDDFQEGDILVVKTLTPELSQILLLASAIITEEGGLSSEGAIAGLHYDIPVIVNVVKALEILEHGKLISVDPIRGVVYQGRVQTK, from the coding sequence ATGAAAAAAACTAAGATTGTCTGCACATTAGGACCAGCAGCAGATACAAAGGAAATATTAAAAGAACTTATTCTCAATGGGATGAATGTGGCACGACTCAATTTTTCGCACGGTAGTCATGAAGAACATGCGGCCAGAATTAAGCGGATCAAAGAAGTACGTAAAGAGCTGGGGATTCCCGTTGCGATTATGTTGGATACCAAGGGACCCGAAATCAGAACTGGAGAACTGAGCGCCGGACAGGTAGAACTGGTTGCCGGAGAAAAGGTAACACTAACCACCGAAATTATCCAGGGTGACGAAAAACGTTTCAGTATTTCCCATGAAAATCTTCCCAATGAAGTATCGCCGGGATGTCGGATTCTCATCGATGATGGATTAATTCAATTGGAAGTGGAAGATGTTTTTAATAATGAAATGGTCTGCACGATTTTAAATGGTGGAACGCTGGGCAGCAAAAAAAGTATCAACCTACCAGGTATGAGCATTGAATTACCTGCTTTAACAGAAAAAGATCGCGGTGATATTATTTTTGGAATCCAGCAAAGAGTCGATTATGTGGCGGCATCGTTTGTGAGAAAACCCCATGATGTATTAGAGATCAGAAAGGTTTTAGAACGCAATGGCGGAGATTTGATTGACATTATTTCTAAAATTGAAAATCAGGAAGGTGTCGAGAATATCGACCGAATTCTTAATGTTTCCGATGGAATTATGGTTGCCAGAGGGGATCTGGGGGTAGAAATACCGGCAGAAGATGTACCACTGGTTCAAAAGGGCATTATTCGAAAATGCAACCTTGTCGGGAAACCCGTTATTACCGCAACTCAAATGCTCGATTCGATGATGCGAAATCCCAGACCGACCCGAGCTGAGGTTGGTGATGTGGCTAACGCCGTGTTTGATGGAACAGATGCCGTGATGTTATCAGGTGAAACAGCAGCGGGATCTTATCCGATAGAGTCTGTAAAAACGATGTTTAATATTGTCGTAAAAAGCGAAGATTCGGAAGAGTACGCCCGTCGTAAAAAACCGGATCATGGGGAACTGAGCATTACGAATGCAGTTAGCGAAGGGGCGTGTCAGATTTCTGAACAACTCGATGCACAGACCATTATCGCAGCCACATCTTCAGGTCATACGGCCCGGATGATTTCCAAATACCGTCCTGATTGCGGGATTCTGGCGGTTACTGATAAGGTGACAACGATTCGCCGTCTGGCCCTGGTTTGGGGAGTCAATTGTATTTACACGCCGGAATTTAAGGACACTGACAGTATGATTATGGATGCGGTAAAAAAAGCAATGGAGCAGGGCTATGTGCAATTTGGAGATCTCGCCATCGTTGCTGCAGGTGTGCCCTTAGGTGTTCAGGGAAATACCAATATGATTAAGGTTCATACCGTCGGAAATGCCATCATTAATGGGGTCGGCATTGGGAAAAACTCAGTGACTGGCCTTGCTAAACTCATTACTTCTGATAATCTGGATGACTTTCAGGAAGGTGATATTTTAGTGGTGAAAACCCTGACACCAGAGCTTAGTCAGATCTTACTGTTGGCATCGGCAATTATTACGGAAGAAGGTGGACTCAGTTCGGAAGGTGCCATTGCCGGACTTCATTATGATATTCCGGTTATTGTCAATGTTGTTAAAGCGTTGGAAATCCTTGAACATGGGAAACTTATTTCAGTTGATCCCATCCGTGGGGTTGTTTATCAGGGCCGGGTTCAAACGAAGTAG
- a CDS encoding ATP-binding protein, with protein sequence MQLSYRVRMILYNILLFAFAFLIVVFCVFQGTSYYYINQTKDTLQKTAQDSTLLISQELKNVQSPDSLKNRFFTNSLYLSKSIAESKNHRVVLFDDMGNRIADSLEETTLTNTLKTEVDLAVAENASVFTLKSINDAHMAYFASPIIIDNTVVGYIGFIDSMHEMDNFLRIAGILFGIGGVIGLMVMIFVTMTFSKHFFQPIKDLTKISNEINHGNYNLTIYYKHTDEIGDLTHAFNGMVTNINSVILQLESERKRLAGVLASIDDGLLAIDKNGNIITSNSYIKTYFNVSNPKTIYDFQYQSFLRDIFDSLKNGKDHISEEIDCNNRNLLLIGSPIREKGFEENYMIIIRNMTAARHIQEEQRKFISSVSHELRTPLTTIIGYTDMLTRRQVADPEILNRSLNTINREGHRLLRLVDNLLNVNKFDKAEFDFKKTNLNIVLLLSEVVEQMQIKASQSDIEINYVSEDLPEILGDYDRLQQVFINIIHNAIKYSNRGEIIDVISAIEDNHIVVSIRDYGPGISEIEQKRIFNAFYRVEEDRSRGYDEGGSGLGLYIVKQIVEKHDGKIDIVSQVGEGTNIIVTLPILSVLIYGGETDEKSKK encoded by the coding sequence ATGCAACTAAGCTATCGGGTTCGAATGATCTTATACAATATCCTACTTTTTGCTTTTGCATTCTTAATTGTTGTATTTTGTGTTTTTCAAGGAACCTCCTACTACTATATTAACCAAACAAAAGACACCTTGCAAAAAACAGCCCAGGACTCCACCTTACTGATCAGTCAGGAATTAAAAAATGTTCAGAGCCCGGATTCCCTTAAAAACCGATTTTTTACCAATAGTCTGTATCTTTCAAAAAGCATCGCCGAAAGCAAAAATCACCGGGTCGTGCTTTTTGATGACATGGGAAATCGCATTGCCGATTCGCTTGAAGAAACAACCCTTACCAATACACTAAAAACAGAGGTTGATCTTGCCGTGGCTGAAAATGCATCAGTTTTTACCTTAAAGTCCATTAATGATGCCCATATGGCGTATTTTGCGTCTCCGATTATAATTGATAATACCGTGGTCGGTTACATTGGTTTCATCGATTCAATGCACGAAATGGACAACTTTTTACGTATTGCCGGGATCCTTTTCGGGATTGGTGGCGTAATTGGTCTGATGGTTATGATTTTTGTAACCATGACCTTTTCCAAGCACTTTTTTCAGCCCATCAAAGATTTGACTAAAATATCGAATGAAATCAATCACGGTAATTATAATTTAACGATTTATTATAAACACACCGATGAAATCGGGGATCTGACCCATGCCTTTAACGGCATGGTTACCAATATCAACAGTGTTATCCTGCAACTGGAATCAGAACGAAAACGGCTGGCCGGGGTTCTGGCTTCCATCGATGATGGGCTTTTGGCGATTGATAAAAACGGTAATATTATCACTTCAAACAGTTATATAAAAACTTATTTTAATGTGAGCAACCCCAAAACGATTTATGATTTTCAGTATCAATCTTTTTTGCGGGATATTTTTGACAGCCTTAAAAACGGCAAAGACCATATATCTGAAGAAATTGACTGCAACAACCGGAATCTGCTGTTGATTGGCAGTCCCATCCGGGAAAAGGGTTTTGAAGAAAACTATATGATCATCATCCGTAATATGACCGCTGCTCGCCATATTCAGGAAGAACAGCGGAAATTTATCAGCAGTGTTTCTCACGAATTGCGTACCCCTCTAACCACCATCATTGGATATACCGACATGCTCACCCGGCGACAGGTCGCCGATCCGGAAATTCTTAACCGCTCGCTGAACACCATCAATCGGGAGGGGCATCGACTGCTGCGACTCGTTGATAACCTTTTAAACGTCAACAAGTTTGATAAAGCTGAGTTTGATTTTAAGAAAACGAACCTGAATATTGTTTTGCTTCTTTCCGAGGTGGTTGAACAAATGCAGATTAAGGCCAGTCAATCCGATATCGAAATTAATTATGTATCTGAAGATCTTCCTGAAATCCTGGGGGATTATGACCGACTCCAACAAGTCTTTATCAATATCATCCATAATGCCATCAAATATTCAAACCGTGGTGAAATTATTGATGTCATTTCAGCTATTGAGGATAATCACATCGTCGTATCGATCCGCGATTATGGACCGGGGATTTCAGAAATTGAACAAAAACGGATCTTCAATGCTTTTTATCGGGTTGAAGAGGATCGTTCCCGGGGTTATGATGAAGGTGGCTCCGGCCTGGGCCTTTATATTGTAAAACAGATTGTCGAAAAACATGATGGAAAAATTGACATTGTCAGTCAAGTGGGCGAAGGGACCAATATTATTGTGACACTTCCCATTTTGTCCGTCTTAATTTATGGAGGTGAAACCGATGAAAAAAGCAAAAAATAG
- a CDS encoding response regulator transcription factor: MNEKILVVDDEASIVDLIKLELEFEGYQVETASDGIEAVEKALAVRPDLIVLDIMLPKKNGYDVCRELSPQLGVPIILLTAKTDIIDKVLGLELGADDYLTKPFDNRELLARIKAHLRRSTITIEPQKQESLLKNGDLSIYADERMVLLEGNEIHLTPKEFELLFLLASNLEQVFPRDTLLEKIWGYDYYGDTRTVDMHVQRIRRKIDTQGNKYIQTVFGIGYKMRKL, translated from the coding sequence ATGAATGAGAAAATACTCGTTGTCGATGACGAAGCATCGATTGTTGATTTAATAAAACTGGAACTGGAATTTGAAGGTTATCAGGTGGAAACCGCCAGCGATGGTATAGAAGCTGTCGAAAAAGCATTAGCGGTCCGTCCGGATCTTATCGTGCTGGATATTATGCTACCAAAGAAAAACGGTTATGATGTTTGTCGGGAGCTGTCTCCCCAATTGGGCGTTCCAATTATTCTTTTAACCGCCAAAACCGATATCATTGACAAAGTCTTAGGGCTGGAACTGGGCGCTGACGATTATCTGACCAAACCCTTTGATAACCGCGAACTGCTCGCCCGAATCAAAGCGCATCTCAGACGTTCAACAATTACCATTGAACCTCAAAAACAGGAATCGCTGTTAAAAAATGGTGACTTAAGCATTTATGCTGATGAACGAATGGTCTTGTTAGAAGGAAACGAGATCCATCTCACTCCCAAAGAATTTGAATTGCTCTTTTTGCTGGCATCCAATTTGGAGCAGGTTTTCCCCCGCGATACACTACTTGAAAAAATCTGGGGATATGATTATTACGGCGACACCCGAACAGTTGATATGCACGTTCAGCGCATCCGACGAAAAATTGACACCCAGGGCAATAAATACATCCAAACTGTTTTTGGAATTGGATATAAAATGAGGAAACTTTAA
- a CDS encoding tRNA 2-thiocytidine biosynthesis TtcA family protein, which yields MKKILGPLRRGIEKYQMIKPGDRIAIGLSGGKDSTALLYAMKRFQYFSPVPFELEGITLDMGFDGMDLTPLVDLCARLKVPYTIKKTTIGPIIFEERQEKNPCSLCARMKRGALHDLAIEQGCRTVALGHHADDAIETFFLSLFYEGRINTFSPVTYLDRKDITLIRPLIFVKERDIIGDPEMKDLPVIQSTCPANGYTKREDIKQMIKNLRKTIPDLDDRVLGAIQNKEQLNLWF from the coding sequence ATGAAAAAAATTCTTGGTCCCCTTCGCCGGGGTATTGAAAAATATCAGATGATCAAACCCGGAGACCGCATTGCGATTGGTCTGTCCGGAGGAAAAGACAGCACGGCACTACTTTATGCCATGAAACGCTTTCAATACTTTTCGCCAGTCCCCTTTGAACTGGAAGGGATTACCCTGGATATGGGCTTTGACGGCATGGATCTGACCCCATTAGTGGATTTATGTGCCCGACTAAAGGTTCCCTACACCATCAAAAAAACCACTATCGGCCCGATCATATTTGAAGAACGACAGGAAAAAAATCCCTGTTCACTGTGTGCCCGCATGAAACGTGGTGCTCTTCATGATCTGGCCATCGAGCAAGGCTGCCGAACTGTCGCCCTGGGCCATCATGCCGATGACGCCATCGAGACTTTTTTTCTCAGCCTGTTTTACGAAGGCCGGATCAACACCTTTTCACCGGTTACCTATCTGGATCGAAAAGACATCACCCTGATCCGTCCCTTAATTTTTGTTAAGGAACGGGACATTATCGGAGACCCGGAAATGAAAGATCTGCCGGTAATCCAAAGCACCTGTCCCGCCAATGGCTACACCAAACGAGAAGACATCAAACAGATGATTAAAAACCTCCGCAAAACCATCCCGGATCTGGATGACCGGGTTTTGGGAGCTATCCAAAACAAGGAACAATTGAATCTGTGGTTTTAA
- a CDS encoding small multi-drug export protein — MKQAIISFLAFLPDWLEIIVISAIPIVELRGAIPLAILAYDMPYLQAYLLGVLGSIIPAPFILLFIPAILKWMSGTKVFGKMANWIIAKGMKKSDKLTKYEFWGLFIFVAIPLPGTGVWTGCLAASLIGLDFKHSMISVVLGSATAGVIVTALVAAGLSLF, encoded by the coding sequence ATGAAACAGGCAATTATTAGTTTTTTGGCATTTTTACCGGATTGGCTGGAAATCATTGTCATATCTGCCATTCCCATTGTTGAACTAAGAGGTGCCATTCCTCTGGCAATTTTAGCTTATGATATGCCCTACCTGCAAGCCTATTTATTAGGTGTGTTGGGGAGTATTATTCCGGCACCGTTTATCTTATTGTTTATTCCAGCCATCCTGAAATGGATGTCGGGAACCAAGGTTTTCGGGAAGATGGCGAATTGGATTATTGCCAAAGGAATGAAAAAATCGGATAAATTGACGAAGTATGAGTTTTGGGGCTTATTTATCTTTGTGGCGATTCCTTTGCCGGGAACAGGAGTTTGGACCGGGTGTCTGGCTGCTTCACTGATCGGACTGGATTTTAAGCACAGTATGATCTCGGTAGTTCTGGGTTCAGCAACGGCAGGTGTGATTGTTACCGCATTGGTGGCAGCCGGCCTGTCGTTATTTTAA